From Magnolia sinica isolate HGM2019 chromosome 13, MsV1, whole genome shotgun sequence, one genomic window encodes:
- the LOC131223901 gene encoding uncharacterized protein LOC131223901 isoform X2, with amino-acid sequence MKLGRISVGSAKLPRHGIDDLLSSTDGGKHDYDWLLTPPGTPLFSSSDASEPQPSLTAPRSSYGVRSASTTKASRLSTTQTENGHSTRPARSSSVTRPSISNAYSSYSNTYSSYSNRTSVLNTSSASVTSSRPSTPNTRSTLPSAARSSAMNARPTPVRSPTPAKTRPPVVSPGDKARPSHNPRPSTPTTRPQIPANLTSPASRSSSRPSTPTRRNPTPALAPVAGRSSSVGRVPPVNGRSSAPASRASSPGPRARAPPQPIVLPDFPLDVPPNLRTTLPDRPISAGRSRPGSALTVRSSSEAAGPVNPPRRQSSSPVVARGRLPEHSGRSRSHSNGHEAGSPEIQKPTSSDSAARRPAKSTTSSESTGFGRTISKKSLDMALRHMDIRQSVGSILYPQSIRSGTSKGRPAGRFPESLSSVGSNGTISENGNSVNNRSPDYEATDNDKRSSLKVSEGDLYGSSRYDAILLKEDSKNTNWLHSIEDVSDQSPVFDHRFEPLPEPFGLL; translated from the exons GCTTCTCACGCCTCCTGGAACTCCTCTATTTTCTTCTTCGGATGCTAGTGAGCCTCAACCATCTTTAACAGCTCCCAGGAGCAGTTATGGAGTCAGATCAGCCTCCACCACTAAAGCTTCAAGG CTGTCCACGACCCAAACAGAGAATGGCCATTCCACAAGACCAGCTAGAAGCAGTTCCGTTACCCGCCCTTCCATCTCCAACGCATATTCCTCCTACTCCAACACATATTCCTCCTACTCCAACCGAACCTCAGTCCTCAACACTAGCTCCGCATCTGTCACATCATCAAGACCATCAACCCCCAACACCCGCTCAACCCTGCCCTCTGCTGCTAGATCATCGGCCATGAATGCTCGGCCTACGCCAGTGCGGTCACCAACTCCTGCCAAAACCCGGCCACCAGTTGTCTCTCCTGGTGACAAGGCCCGACCTTCGCACAATCCAAGACCCTCAACTCCAACCACCCGTCCCCAAATCCCAGCAAATTTGACTTCTCCAGCTTCTCGATCAAGTTCACGCCCATCGACTCCAACTCGTCGGAACCCAACGCCAGCTTTGGCCCCAGTTGCCGGGCGCTCATCTTCTGTTGGACGGGTTCCCCCTGTAAATGGCAGGAGTTCGGCACCAGCGTCCCGGGCAAGCTCCCCGGGCCCACGAGCCCGGGCTCCTCCACAGCCCATTGTGCTCCCAGATTTCCCACTTGATGTGCCACCAAATCTAAGGACGACGTTGCCTGATCGACCAATTTCTGCAGGTAGGTCCCGCCCGGGCAGTGCTCTCACTGTGCGTTCGAGTTCAGAGGCCGCGGGGCCTGTGAATCCACCACGGAGGCAGTCATCCTCACCAGTTGTTGCGAGAGGGAGGCTTCCGGAACACTCTGGACGGAGCCGGTCACACAGCAATGGGCATGAGGCAGGCTCTCCTGAAATTCAGAAGCCCACGTCTTCTGATTCTGCAGCCCGAAGGCCTGCAAAGTCCACAACTTCATCAGAGAGCACCGGATTTGGAAGGACGATCTCAAAGAAATCACTTGATATGGCTCTCAGGCATATG GATATCCGGCAAAGCGTGGGGAGCATCCTATACCCACAAAGTATTCGCTCTGGCACATCGAAAGGCCGACCAGCAGGTCGGTTTCCAGAGTCCCTGTCTTCTGTTGGCAGCAATGGCACCATCTCAGAGAATGGCAACAGTGTCAATAATAGGTCTCCAGATTATGAGGCCACTGATAATGACAAGCGATCCTCATTGAAAGTGAGTGAGGGAGACCTCTATGGAAGCTCCCGATACGATGCGATTCTGCTTAAAGAAGACTCAAAAAACACAAACTGGCTGCACAGCATTGAGGATGTGTCTGACCAGAGCCCAGTGTTTGATCACCGATTTGAACCGTTGCCAGAGCCATTTGGTCTTTTATAG